Proteins encoded together in one Mycobacterium simiae window:
- a CDS encoding dienelactone hydrolase family protein: MTTIEIDTPNGPIDALLSIPPGQGPWPGVVVVHDAFGYGRDKQSINDRIAQAGYVAITPNMYARGGRMRCITRVMRELMTQRGRALDDILAARDHLQSLPDCTGQVGIAGFCMGGQFALLLSPKGFGASAPFYGAPLPRHLNDVLQGACPIVASFGERDPLGKGAPEKLRKVVAAKGITNDIKVYPGVGHSFANTLPAQPLLRVTGFGYDQAATEDAWSRVFAFFGEHLR; encoded by the coding sequence ATGACCACGATTGAGATCGACACCCCGAACGGCCCGATCGACGCGTTGTTGAGCATTCCGCCCGGGCAGGGGCCCTGGCCGGGCGTGGTCGTGGTCCACGACGCGTTCGGCTACGGGCGGGACAAGCAGTCGATCAACGACCGCATCGCCCAGGCCGGTTACGTGGCGATCACGCCGAACATGTATGCCCGTGGCGGCCGAATGCGCTGCATCACCCGGGTGATGCGCGAACTGATGACACAGCGCGGCCGGGCCCTGGACGACATCCTCGCCGCCCGCGATCATCTGCAGTCGTTGCCGGACTGTACGGGGCAGGTCGGGATCGCCGGTTTCTGTATGGGCGGACAATTTGCACTGCTCTTGTCTCCCAAAGGTTTTGGTGCATCCGCCCCGTTCTACGGCGCCCCACTGCCGCGGCATCTGAACGACGTGTTGCAGGGGGCGTGCCCGATCGTGGCGAGCTTCGGCGAGCGTGACCCGTTGGGCAAGGGTGCACCCGAGAAGCTCCGTAAAGTCGTTGCGGCCAAAGGGATCACTAACGACATCAAGGTCTACCCCGGCGTGGGGCACAGCTTCGCCAACACCCTGCCCGCCCAGCCGCTGCTTCGTGTCACGGGTTTCGGTTACGACCAAGCCGCGACCGAGGACGCGTGGAGCCGGGTCTTCGCGTTCTTCGGCGAGCACTTGCGGTAG
- a CDS encoding type 1 glutamine amidotransferase domain-containing protein, translated as MATVLIPIPDRDFDPTEVAVSWRVLTDNGHNVIFATESGTSGVADDVMVTGRGLDIWSAIPILNFFPLVGLALRANGNARDAYGAMVRSDEFRHPVSWAEATLDGTDALLLPGGHRARGMRSYVDSDVLQRLVVDAFARGMIVAAICHGVLLAARSIDPQTGRSVLYGRKTTALTWAMERLAWRLTRITRFWDPDYYRTYTEEPGQPSGYMSVQSEVTRALKDPTDFRDVEHGTPHARLKSSGLARDTVTDSRPAFVVDDGNYLSARWPGDTHTFAGVLSNKLAT; from the coding sequence ATGGCCACCGTGCTCATCCCGATCCCGGACCGCGACTTCGACCCCACCGAAGTGGCCGTGAGTTGGCGGGTGTTGACCGACAACGGCCACAACGTGATCTTCGCGACCGAGAGCGGAACATCCGGCGTCGCCGACGACGTCATGGTGACGGGCCGGGGGCTGGACATCTGGTCCGCGATACCGATACTGAACTTCTTCCCGCTCGTGGGACTTGCGTTGCGCGCCAATGGGAACGCCCGCGACGCCTACGGGGCGATGGTGCGTTCCGACGAGTTCCGTCACCCGGTCAGCTGGGCCGAGGCCACCCTGGATGGCACCGATGCACTGCTGCTGCCCGGCGGCCATCGCGCCCGCGGCATGCGCAGCTACGTCGACAGCGACGTCCTGCAGCGGTTGGTGGTCGACGCGTTCGCCCGCGGCATGATCGTCGCCGCGATCTGTCATGGCGTGTTGCTGGCCGCCCGCAGCATCGATCCTCAGACGGGGCGCTCGGTCCTGTACGGGCGCAAGACGACCGCGCTCACCTGGGCCATGGAGCGGCTGGCCTGGCGGCTCACCCGCATCACCCGATTCTGGGATCCCGACTACTACCGCACCTACACCGAAGAGCCCGGGCAGCCCAGCGGGTACATGTCCGTGCAGTCGGAAGTCACCCGGGCGCTGAAAGACCCGACCGATTTCCGCGACGTCGAGCACGGCACGCCGCACGCCCGGCTCAAGTCTTCTGGTCTGGCGCGCGACACGGTAACCGACTCGCGGCCGGCATTCGTCGTCGACGACGGCAACTACCTCTCGGCGCGCTGGCCCGGTGATACCCATACCTTCGCGGGTGTTCTCTCCAACAAGCTCGCGACGTAG
- a CDS encoding FxsA family protein, with translation MVRRLLLIYAVVELTAIFALVSTIGWGWTLLSLLATFILGWGLLAPMAGSQLLRNLGQMRSGAKAPRSTLGDGATTTVATALVLVPGLVTTVLGVLLLLPPVRAAVGPAVSGFALRGLQRHAPLLVGYPAESGDLRRPRTGRDYIDGEVIDVHHVEDVEPSALSTDDHWGGPRYSA, from the coding sequence ATGGTGCGCCGGTTGTTACTCATCTACGCCGTCGTCGAACTGACCGCGATTTTCGCGCTGGTGTCGACGATCGGATGGGGCTGGACCCTGCTGAGCCTGCTTGCCACGTTCATCCTGGGCTGGGGTTTGCTGGCCCCGATGGCGGGCTCGCAGCTGCTTCGTAACCTCGGCCAGATGCGCTCCGGAGCGAAAGCACCCCGGTCGACGTTGGGTGATGGGGCGACGACGACCGTCGCGACGGCACTAGTCCTAGTGCCCGGTCTGGTCACCACGGTGTTGGGAGTGCTGTTGCTGCTGCCCCCGGTGCGTGCCGCCGTCGGCCCCGCCGTAAGCGGCTTCGCGCTGCGCGGCCTGCAGCGCCACGCTCCATTGCTGGTCGGTTACCCGGCCGAGTCCGGCGACCTCCGTCGTCCCCGCACTGGTCGGGACTACATCGACGGTGAGGTCATCGACGTCCACCATGTCGAGGATGTCGAACCCTCCGCCCTGTCCACCGACGACCACTGGGGCGGCCCCCGGTACTCCGCGTAG